AACAAATCGCTTaaaaagcctgaagaaaaatgGCGGTTTTCGTTTCAGTTCCATAAAACTCTTTACGTTTTCTAAccttaattaaaagcaattaaattagGGTTAGATTACCATGTTACTAGGATTATTCGAAGGTATATTCTCTGTTTACAGAAGCaagcctctgtttttttttgtcttttttttttccactgaaataacATTGTAATAATGGAATactcgattttttttttttcatcaaggCGCAAGGAGGATTGGTAAACTACGAACAGTACACAGgtaagaaattatatatatttttatactgcaataatattttaaatgtagataGTAAGCGTAATCTGAGTGGATTGtaaatcccttttcttttcagcagagctgaagaGCATACTAGGTCATAGTGGCAAGAGAAAGGCTCCTGAGCTCCTTTCTGATGGACCTTCTTTCAAACGCCAAGCTAATATTCACCCACACCTCCTGGTAAGCttggactattttttttccagtgctttttgttttcttttgtgtaacCAAAAATTGCTAGCTAAAAAATAATGCCTCTAACTTGCTGGTACTTGTTTGGATTCTTTTTCTGACAGACACCACCCCAAACACCAACTTCAATGGATAACATGGAGGAGACACACAAAAACGAACCAAAGCATGACAGCAGTTCTGATCTGCTCCAGAACATTATAAACATTAAGAATGAGTCGAGCCCTGTTTCTCTGAACACAGTGCAGGTTAGCTGGTTGCACGGTGTCTCCAATCACAGTTCGCCTGGTGAGCAATACCAAGACAGTCCAGGAACACAGACTTTTTCCCCGTCCCAGAAGTACCAAGCATTCCAGGATCACACCTCCCAGAATATGCTTGATCCTCCCCAGCATTACCAATTTCCTTCATCGCAGAACCAGGAGTTGTCACAGAGCTATACTTCGGATGCATCTCTGGAGTACAGGCCCTTTTCTGCCAGTGACCAGTCTCCTAGCTACCAGCCGAATACCTTTGAGAGTCATGAACTGCAATATTGCCCTTCACAAagtttctcctccctcctcaaCGATTCTGAAGGCTCGGAAAACATCTCTGCCCCCCTCCAGCCTCTGACAAATGCCCACCCGCAGTCTGATGTCAGCTCCCATGCTCAGAATTTCAGCTTGGCTCCCAATAATATCTGTGGTGGTCTTGAGCGCAGCATCTCTTTGGCTGCTTTGAATGTCTCGCTACCGCACCAAAATGTTGCCAGAAACACAACGCAGCTGGGCAAGTCATTTTTTCAGTGGCAagtggagcaggaggaaaacaaattgGCTAACATCTCTCAAGACCAGTTTCTCGCAAAAGACTCCGATGGAGACACGTGAGTGCTGTTTGTCTCAGTGTTTCCCAAGTAGAAGGTTGGGGAATAGTTCTGTTCAGGTTTTGGTGGACTATTGGGTTTTAATGAAAGCTGTTTGATAGCAGTGCTTGTGTCATGAGTGTGGTGGTTTTGGTAATCATGGTCTTGCTGATGGGCCGTGATGCATGCAATTGCAGCACACTTAGTAGATAAGGTAGTTGTATCATCTAATTTCAGGCACTTAACATTAGATTTCTATCTAGTAAATTGAGAGAAAAAGATTCTAATTTAGATGCTTTAAATTACCTTGGGAAGAAGGTGCCTGTGTTTCCATCTTAGTCACCCAGAAGTCTGAAGCTGGCAGTATAGCACCCTTCCCATAACGTATGTTTGGATCTCTGTACTGGTTTGAGCCCCAGGTTGCATGGTTGTGTaacttttccctcttttctgcagcttccttcaCATCGCTGTTGCCCAGGGCAGACGAGCACTCTCCTACGTTCTCGCAAGGAAAATGGCTGCTCTGCATATGCTGGATATTAAAGAGCACAATGGCCAGGTGAGGTTCTCAAAGTATTTGCAACTGATTTGTGCACCTGAGTGCTCTGCACATCTGGACCTTGAGGAAAATGTGGTGAAATGCTTATTTAATATTAACCCTGAGATTTAGTCTGCATACTAATACTGACCTTGAGCTATTAATACTTCTTGGGATCACCTTGAGCTGGTAAAACTATACGCTCAACTTCATTTATCCTGGCTTCCTGGTATTCATAATCTCTGCTTAAATAGTACCAGGTACCTAGCTaggctttgtgtttgttttagttgCTCTTTCCTGTTAGAGATCAGATGACTAATAGTtgaaattttcttctcaatGTTTGCAGAGTGCTTTTCAGGTTGCTGTGGCGGCCAATCAGCATCTCATTGTGCAGGACTTGGTTAGCTTGGGGGCTCAAGTCAACACCACAGACTGCTGGGGTAGAACACCATTGCATGTTTGTGCTGAGAAGGGACATGCCCAGGTCCTTCAGGTGAGAAACCCTATTGTAGCTCTTAACTTGGTATTAGATGTTttagaaaattctgaaaacacCACACCTCCCCTTATCTTTCTCTGTGTAGCCTTGTGGATATGTCTCAGGGCTCTACAGTAGTGGTTTAAAGTGAGCTTGAATTTGACTTTTAAAGTTCTTGCCAATGTTTTGGAGTAACGTGGTAGAATCCTGTGCTGCATGAAATCAGTAAAtaagtttctttttaatgcttttatttattgcaaCTTTGCAAAAAGGCTGTATACAAGCTTGAGGAAGCAGTGTGTGGTTTGGGTAAACCTAAACACATGCCTGTTCTCACTTTTGTAGGCAATCCAAAAGGGAGCCATGGGAAGCAATCAGTATGTGGACCTTGAGGCAACAAACTACGATGGTAAGTAGTCTGGAGTTTATAACTTATGAAGTCCTGGATGTTACAGTGTTTTATAGCTGCTGATGTGAATCTTATTCTGGCTGAAAAGCGATAAAATGGGGGATATCTTTGCCAGGTTGAAATTGGCAATCACACTTGAAATTGCATTATGATTGGTATATTTGTCAGATAAAAG
The nucleotide sequence above comes from Oxyura jamaicensis isolate SHBP4307 breed ruddy duck chromosome 1, BPBGC_Ojam_1.0, whole genome shotgun sequence. Encoded proteins:
- the NFKBIZ gene encoding NF-kappa-B inhibitor zeta isoform X2, producing MIVDSSRDAAPDGGDAGALSSPINLAYFYGASPHSSEGSCSPAHSAPGSPGSDSDLSVSSRGGGRRDSRSGARPALQAVEQHMGGGKQHRGPFQGVRVKNSVKELLLHFRSSKQMSSGAPADECKAQGGLVNYEQYTELKSILGHSGKRKAPELLSDGPSFKRQANIHPHLLTPPQTPTSMDNMEETHKNEPKHDSSSDLLQNIINIKNESSPVSLNTVQVSWLHGVSNHSSPGEQYQDSPGTQTFSPSQKYQAFQDHTSQNMLDPPQHYQFPSSQNQELSQSYTSDASLEYRPFSASDQSPSYQPNTFESHELQYCPSQSFSSLLNDSEGSENISAPLQPLTNAHPQSDVSSHAQNFSLAPNNICGGLERSISLAALNVSLPHQNVARNTTQLGKSFFQWQVEQEENKLANISQDQFLAKDSDGDTFLHIAVAQGRRALSYVLARKMAALHMLDIKEHNGQSAFQVAVAANQHLIVQDLVSLGAQVNTTDCWGRTPLHVCAEKGHAQVLQAIQKGAMGSNQYVDLEATNYDGLTALHCAVLAHNAVLHELQNSQPPHSPEVQELLLRNKSLVETIKTLIQMGASVEAKDRKSGRSALHLAAEEANLELIRLFLELPNCLSFVNAKAYNGNTALHVAASLQYRVSQLDAVRLLMRKGADPSARNLENEQPVHLVPDGLVGEQIRRILKGKAIQQRASPF
- the NFKBIZ gene encoding NF-kappa-B inhibitor zeta isoform X1, which codes for MIVDSSRDAAPDGGDAGALSSPINLAYFYGASPHSSEGSCSPAHSAPGSPGSDSDLSVSSRGGGRRDSRSGARPALQAVEQHMGGGKQHRGPFQGVRVKNSVKELLLHFRSSKQMSSGAPADECKAQGGLVNYEQYTAELKSILGHSGKRKAPELLSDGPSFKRQANIHPHLLTPPQTPTSMDNMEETHKNEPKHDSSSDLLQNIINIKNESSPVSLNTVQVSWLHGVSNHSSPGEQYQDSPGTQTFSPSQKYQAFQDHTSQNMLDPPQHYQFPSSQNQELSQSYTSDASLEYRPFSASDQSPSYQPNTFESHELQYCPSQSFSSLLNDSEGSENISAPLQPLTNAHPQSDVSSHAQNFSLAPNNICGGLERSISLAALNVSLPHQNVARNTTQLGKSFFQWQVEQEENKLANISQDQFLAKDSDGDTFLHIAVAQGRRALSYVLARKMAALHMLDIKEHNGQSAFQVAVAANQHLIVQDLVSLGAQVNTTDCWGRTPLHVCAEKGHAQVLQAIQKGAMGSNQYVDLEATNYDGLTALHCAVLAHNAVLHELQNSQPPHSPEVQELLLRNKSLVETIKTLIQMGASVEAKDRKSGRSALHLAAEEANLELIRLFLELPNCLSFVNAKAYNGNTALHVAASLQYRVSQLDAVRLLMRKGADPSARNLENEQPVHLVPDGLVGEQIRRILKGKAIQQRASPF
- the NFKBIZ gene encoding NF-kappa-B inhibitor zeta isoform X3, with the protein product MIVDSSRDAAPDGGDAGALSSPINLAYFYGASPHSSEGSCSPAHSAPGSPGSDSDLSVSSRGGGRRDSRSGARPALQVEQHMGGGKQHRGPFQGVRVKNSVKELLLHFRSSKQMSSGAPADECKAQGGLVNYEQYTAELKSILGHSGKRKAPELLSDGPSFKRQANIHPHLLTPPQTPTSMDNMEETHKNEPKHDSSSDLLQNIINIKNESSPVSLNTVQVSWLHGVSNHSSPGEQYQDSPGTQTFSPSQKYQAFQDHTSQNMLDPPQHYQFPSSQNQELSQSYTSDASLEYRPFSASDQSPSYQPNTFESHELQYCPSQSFSSLLNDSEGSENISAPLQPLTNAHPQSDVSSHAQNFSLAPNNICGGLERSISLAALNVSLPHQNVARNTTQLGKSFFQWQVEQEENKLANISQDQFLAKDSDGDTFLHIAVAQGRRALSYVLARKMAALHMLDIKEHNGQSAFQVAVAANQHLIVQDLVSLGAQVNTTDCWGRTPLHVCAEKGHAQVLQAIQKGAMGSNQYVDLEATNYDGLTALHCAVLAHNAVLHELQNSQPPHSPEVQELLLRNKSLVETIKTLIQMGASVEAKDRKSGRSALHLAAEEANLELIRLFLELPNCLSFVNAKAYNGNTALHVAASLQYRVSQLDAVRLLMRKGADPSARNLENEQPVHLVPDGLVGEQIRRILKGKAIQQRASPF